In a single window of the Centropristis striata isolate RG_2023a ecotype Rhode Island chromosome 18, C.striata_1.0, whole genome shotgun sequence genome:
- the LOC131991716 gene encoding uncharacterized protein LOC131991716 isoform X2, with the protein MLVQVRSCQQQKYVKLDEVDGRFDFMQFHEKEFSDCSLSSPSEWSDSSFSSSASTSTILLDEVPRKKPRVEGVDAESAKKLIEAVLGTSSGGEEVLQEYHTTQTLTDATRRKLVNIIVAHMIDKHGQLPTKAVREEYALGIVTAFPSLKDPYSKKGYEHFYDAASSTGYISWRLKTIQRKIRRGPASTSSPTGFSSGGGGPNFRRSIILEQQLDGDACQEAISLLNHTTDTSLIFQKMRETFQHRRKLINDPDKSPDILSIFPRFLDTKGLVNQDFTLLFDDEVSTRLLQKWDPMFRYNVIKEAKRLTPTPELRQMVQSAESPPGSDLDEAPTYDQEMASLLLLLYLLPPPPGGSKCPKISASDAVERLVVFHKSCCSLEEHLQNQQSQQPYLLAVGRQKRKIDNFYVSVDKRLIPCQASRSLGAFDELFKAHFVFNVSYDGALVNFYTFLQTTVYNIDMGKMKESPRVRDLRAKLLNQEILLTT; encoded by the exons AATTTTCTGATTGCTCCTTGTCCTCTCCATCCGAGTGGTCTGACTCAAGTTTCAGTTCAAGTGCAAGTACATCAACTATACTCCTAGATGAGGTCCCTAGGAAGAAACCAAGAGTTGAGGGTGTTGATGCAGAATCTGCTAAGAAG TTGATTGAAGCTGTACTTGGAACCAGCTCAGGTGGTGAAGAGGTCCTCCAAGAATATCACACAACGCAAACTCTAACAGATGCTACCAGAAGAAAATTGGTCAATATAATAGTGGCACACATGATTGATAAACACGG GCAACTCCCCACCAAAGCTGTTCGAGAAGAGTACGCTCTTGGGATAGTGACAGCGTTCCCGTCCCTCAAAGACCCATACTCCAAGAAAGGCTAT gaACACTTCTATGATGCTGCAAGCAGCACTGGATACATTTCTTGGCGTCTGAAGACGATCCAGAGAAAAATTCGAAGAGGACCTGCATCTACAAGTAGCCCCACTGGCTTTTCATCCGGAGGAG GAGGCCCCAATTTCCGAAGGTCCATTATTCTTGAACAGCAGCTTGATGGGGATGCATGCCAGGAAGCCATCTCTTTGCTCAACCATACAACAGACACTTCCTTAATTTTCCAGAAGatgagagagacctttcagcatCGTCGGAAGCTTATCAATGACCCAGACAAAAGTCCTGATATCCTCTCTATCTTCCCAAGATTCCTGGATACAAAGGGATTG GTGAATCAAGACTTCACTCTCCTGTTTGATGATGAGGTTTCTACCAGGCTGCTTCAGAAATGGGATCCGATGTTCAGGTATAACGTCATCAAAGAGGCCAAGCGGCTCACCCCAACACCAGAGTTGCGTCAAATGGTGCAGTCAGCGGAGAGTCCACCAGGAAGTGATCTTGATGAGGCACCAA CCTATGACCAAGAGATGGCTtccctgttgctgctgttgtatCTCCTTCCGCCACCACCAGGGGGATCAAAGTGTCCAAAAATCAGCGCCTCTGATGCAGTTGAGAGACTTGTAGTCTTTCATAAG TCTTGCTGCAGTTTGGAAGAGCATCTTCAGAATCAGCAGAGCCAGCAGCCGTACCTCCTGGCTGTTGGGCGCCAGAAGAGGAAGATTGACAACTTCTATGTCTCCGTGGACAAGCGTCTCATCCCCTGCCAGGCTAGCCGCTCCCTTGGGGCATTTGATGAGCTTTTTAAAgctcattttgtgttcaatgtGTCTTATGATGGTGCGCTTGTGAATTTTTATACCTTTCTGCAGACAACAGTCTATAACATTGATATGGGAAAAATGAAGGAGTCACCAAGAGTTCGAGACCTGAGAGCTAAACTCCTTAACCAAGAAATACTTCTCACAACCTGA
- the LOC131991716 gene encoding uncharacterized protein LOC131991716 isoform X1 produces the protein MLVQVRSCQQQKYVKLDEVDGRFDFMQFHEKVIERFCLPPDAKVVYKDATGTEVDEDIFSDLVSQGNVVLTVLSNDEFSDCSLSSPSEWSDSSFSSSASTSTILLDEVPRKKPRVEGVDAESAKKLIEAVLGTSSGGEEVLQEYHTTQTLTDATRRKLVNIIVAHMIDKHGQLPTKAVREEYALGIVTAFPSLKDPYSKKGYEHFYDAASSTGYISWRLKTIQRKIRRGPASTSSPTGFSSGGGGPNFRRSIILEQQLDGDACQEAISLLNHTTDTSLIFQKMRETFQHRRKLINDPDKSPDILSIFPRFLDTKGLVNQDFTLLFDDEVSTRLLQKWDPMFRYNVIKEAKRLTPTPELRQMVQSAESPPGSDLDEAPTYDQEMASLLLLLYLLPPPPGGSKCPKISASDAVERLVVFHKSCCSLEEHLQNQQSQQPYLLAVGRQKRKIDNFYVSVDKRLIPCQASRSLGAFDELFKAHFVFNVSYDGALVNFYTFLQTTVYNIDMGKMKESPRVRDLRAKLLNQEILLTT, from the exons TCATCGAGAGATTTTGCCTGCCACCTGACGCAAAAGTAGTGTACAAAGATGCAACAGGGACAGAAGTTGATGAAGACATTTTCAGTGACCTTGTCAGCCAAGGCAATGTGGTTCTGACGGTTTTGTCAAATGATG AATTTTCTGATTGCTCCTTGTCCTCTCCATCCGAGTGGTCTGACTCAAGTTTCAGTTCAAGTGCAAGTACATCAACTATACTCCTAGATGAGGTCCCTAGGAAGAAACCAAGAGTTGAGGGTGTTGATGCAGAATCTGCTAAGAAG TTGATTGAAGCTGTACTTGGAACCAGCTCAGGTGGTGAAGAGGTCCTCCAAGAATATCACACAACGCAAACTCTAACAGATGCTACCAGAAGAAAATTGGTCAATATAATAGTGGCACACATGATTGATAAACACGG GCAACTCCCCACCAAAGCTGTTCGAGAAGAGTACGCTCTTGGGATAGTGACAGCGTTCCCGTCCCTCAAAGACCCATACTCCAAGAAAGGCTAT gaACACTTCTATGATGCTGCAAGCAGCACTGGATACATTTCTTGGCGTCTGAAGACGATCCAGAGAAAAATTCGAAGAGGACCTGCATCTACAAGTAGCCCCACTGGCTTTTCATCCGGAGGAG GAGGCCCCAATTTCCGAAGGTCCATTATTCTTGAACAGCAGCTTGATGGGGATGCATGCCAGGAAGCCATCTCTTTGCTCAACCATACAACAGACACTTCCTTAATTTTCCAGAAGatgagagagacctttcagcatCGTCGGAAGCTTATCAATGACCCAGACAAAAGTCCTGATATCCTCTCTATCTTCCCAAGATTCCTGGATACAAAGGGATTG GTGAATCAAGACTTCACTCTCCTGTTTGATGATGAGGTTTCTACCAGGCTGCTTCAGAAATGGGATCCGATGTTCAGGTATAACGTCATCAAAGAGGCCAAGCGGCTCACCCCAACACCAGAGTTGCGTCAAATGGTGCAGTCAGCGGAGAGTCCACCAGGAAGTGATCTTGATGAGGCACCAA CCTATGACCAAGAGATGGCTtccctgttgctgctgttgtatCTCCTTCCGCCACCACCAGGGGGATCAAAGTGTCCAAAAATCAGCGCCTCTGATGCAGTTGAGAGACTTGTAGTCTTTCATAAG TCTTGCTGCAGTTTGGAAGAGCATCTTCAGAATCAGCAGAGCCAGCAGCCGTACCTCCTGGCTGTTGGGCGCCAGAAGAGGAAGATTGACAACTTCTATGTCTCCGTGGACAAGCGTCTCATCCCCTGCCAGGCTAGCCGCTCCCTTGGGGCATTTGATGAGCTTTTTAAAgctcattttgtgttcaatgtGTCTTATGATGGTGCGCTTGTGAATTTTTATACCTTTCTGCAGACAACAGTCTATAACATTGATATGGGAAAAATGAAGGAGTCACCAAGAGTTCGAGACCTGAGAGCTAAACTCCTTAACCAAGAAATACTTCTCACAACCTGA